In Lysinibacillus sp. FSL M8-0337, the following proteins share a genomic window:
- a CDS encoding 5-formyltetrahydrofolate cyclo-ligase: MDKTTLRNKVREALSNMSAATYREQSFAIARKVLQEPYIIEANTIGITISNKPEVDTIHLIEALWKLGKTVAVPKCNAKTREMSFYAIESFAQLETVYMHLREPIPEISEFVDANEMDIILVPGVVFDTQGYRIGYGGGYYDRYVLHYKKGKLMSVLFDEQLYEQVPVETHDYPVDLIITPTKRIDCEAQRGAK, translated from the coding sequence GTGGATAAAACAACGTTGCGAAACAAGGTGCGTGAAGCACTCTCAAATATGAGTGCAGCTACATATCGCGAACAATCATTTGCTATCGCAAGAAAAGTGCTACAGGAACCATATATAATAGAAGCAAATACGATTGGCATTACCATTTCTAATAAGCCAGAAGTTGACACAATTCATCTAATCGAAGCACTTTGGAAGCTTGGTAAAACAGTGGCAGTTCCAAAATGTAATGCAAAAACAAGAGAAATGTCATTTTATGCGATAGAATCGTTTGCCCAGTTAGAAACTGTTTATATGCATTTGCGTGAACCAATTCCGGAAATAAGTGAGTTTGTTGACGCAAATGAAATGGATATCATACTTGTTCCTGGCGTAGTTTTTGACACACAAGGCTATCGAATTGGCTACGGTGGTGGTTATTACGATCGCTATGTATTACACTATAAAAAAGGTAAACTAATGTCTGTGCTTTTTGATGAGCAACTATATGAACAGGTGCCTGTAGAGACGCACGACTACCCAGTAGATCTTATTATCACACCGACAAAACGCATTGATTGTGAAGCGCAACGAGGAGCGAAATAA
- a CDS encoding mechanosensitive ion channel domain-containing protein, translated as MDSLKWLLPNLTVPTWIDITIAVAFCVVGWLFQHFVLKKIITSTVTFLKNRQRNFQATVLGQFNKAIRYAFMSAVVVLSLSNLLKVFLFTHFATKNFVLSIMVFFAFKGVYDVLHYYTKKPLELNSDEEQNVLLPFFLRIGKVLIMILAMFTIASFWNFNLNGFLTGIGLTGVAIAFGIRDTLAHVFGGMSVALDNPFQIGDWIATEDQKIEGTIEDINLRSTLIQTGDKGLVYVPNSYLVNRPIYNFSKREKRKCELFLYVAAENEEETLRSALSTIHQQIHLHANTEKELIHVYIDELYHASYRVLVRFYVATNDTAVMLNVRQDILFVIRQVVQDYEIVLAEQPDECKLEKK; from the coding sequence ATGGATTCATTGAAATGGTTATTACCGAACTTGACTGTGCCAACATGGATAGACATTACTATTGCGGTGGCATTTTGTGTTGTGGGATGGTTGTTTCAGCATTTTGTGTTGAAGAAAATCATTACGAGCACTGTTACATTTTTAAAGAATAGACAGCGTAATTTTCAAGCGACTGTTCTTGGCCAATTTAATAAGGCAATTCGATATGCGTTTATGTCAGCAGTAGTTGTCCTAAGTTTATCGAATTTACTTAAAGTATTTTTATTTACACATTTTGCAACAAAGAATTTTGTGTTGTCTATCATGGTGTTTTTTGCCTTTAAAGGCGTATATGATGTGCTTCACTATTATACAAAGAAACCATTAGAGTTAAATAGTGACGAGGAGCAAAATGTTCTTTTACCGTTTTTCCTTCGTATCGGTAAAGTGCTTATTATGATTTTAGCTATGTTTACCATTGCGTCCTTTTGGAACTTTAATCTAAATGGCTTTTTGACAGGAATTGGATTAACAGGGGTAGCGATTGCTTTTGGTATTCGTGATACTTTGGCTCATGTTTTTGGTGGGATGTCCGTTGCACTCGACAATCCATTTCAAATAGGCGATTGGATTGCGACAGAGGATCAAAAAATAGAAGGTACCATTGAGGATATCAATCTTCGCAGTACACTTATTCAAACAGGCGACAAAGGGCTTGTATATGTGCCGAACTCTTATTTAGTAAATCGTCCAATTTATAATTTTTCAAAACGAGAGAAACGAAAATGTGAGTTGTTTTTATATGTAGCTGCGGAAAACGAAGAAGAAACATTACGTAGTGCTTTAAGTACCATTCATCAGCAAATACATTTGCATGCAAATACTGAAAAAGAGCTGATTCATGTATATATAGATGAGTTATATCATGCATCATATCGGGTTCTTGTTCGTTTTTATGTTGCAACTAACGATACGGCTGTTATGTTAAATGTACGGCAGGATATTTTATTTGTGATCCGCCAAGTTGTTCAAGATTATGAGATAGTACTTGCAGAACAACCGGACGAGTGTAAACTTGAGAAAAAATAA
- a CDS encoding YqgQ family protein encodes MDKMLDIYDLLKTYGTYIYTRDPIGDLMLMEDEIRELYKANVLDIKDYQMALLLIRQETTRLRVEQNKQ; translated from the coding sequence ATGGATAAAATGCTAGATATTTATGATTTATTAAAAACATATGGCACTTATATTTATACACGTGATCCTATTGGCGATTTAATGTTAATGGAGGATGAAATTCGTGAGTTGTACAAGGCGAATGTACTCGACATTAAAGATTACCAAATGGCACTGTTGTTAATACGACAAGAAACGACAAGACTGCGGGTTGAGCAAAATAAGCAGTAA
- the phoU gene encoding phosphate signaling complex protein PhoU yields the protein MVVRERFEQELKEIQEQFVEIATNSINALKISFEALLEQDLEKSLKIIEDDLYINRLEEEINDRVILMIAKQQPVATDLRRLMVLVKAASDMERVGDYAVNIAKETIRLGKEPLIFPTTNLQTMCSKTVEMLESIITAFKEEDTVRAKEIAELDDYVDDLYGATVTLLLRAGAESPSHISQFTHLTFVCRHLERSADHATNIAEHLFYLIKGKHYELNN from the coding sequence ATGGTAGTACGTGAACGCTTTGAGCAAGAGCTAAAGGAAATTCAAGAACAGTTTGTAGAAATTGCAACCAATAGTATTAATGCATTAAAAATATCTTTTGAGGCATTGTTAGAGCAAGATTTGGAGAAATCATTAAAAATTATTGAAGACGATTTATATATTAATCGCCTTGAGGAAGAAATTAATGATCGAGTAATTTTGATGATTGCCAAGCAACAGCCGGTAGCGACAGATTTGCGCCGTCTTATGGTTCTTGTAAAGGCTGCATCTGATATGGAGAGAGTGGGAGATTATGCAGTTAACATCGCAAAAGAGACGATTCGTTTAGGTAAGGAGCCTCTAATCTTCCCAACGACAAATTTACAAACGATGTGTAGTAAGACAGTCGAAATGCTTGAAAGTATTATTACAGCCTTTAAGGAAGAAGATACTGTCCGAGCAAAAGAAATTGCTGAACTTGACGATTATGTCGATGATTTATACGGAGCAACAGTAACATTATTACTACGTGCTGGTGCAGAAAGCCCATCTCATATTTCGCAATTTACACATTTAACATTTGTCTGTCGTCATTTAGAACGTTCAGCGGATCATGCGACGAATATTGCCGAACATTTATTTTACTTAATTAAAGGGAAACATTATGAATTGAATAATTAA
- the rpmG gene encoding 50S ribosomal protein L33 yields the protein MRVNITLACTDCGERNYISKKNKRNNPERLELKKYCSREKKYTLHRETK from the coding sequence ATGCGCGTAAATATTACTTTAGCTTGCACAGATTGCGGCGAACGTAACTACATTTCTAAAAAGAACAAGCGTAACAATCCAGAGCGTCTTGAACTTAAAAAATATTGCTCTCGCGAGAAGAAATACACTCTTCACCGTGAAACAAAGTAA
- the trpE gene encoding anthranilate synthase component I — translation MTVELSRFAIKVLQGDMMTPISVYQSLTGKHKMLFESSAKHEESGRYSFIAVNPIAELIGDKNGSQYTKGMKIDTSNDNVLKKLKEVMPFHEADYPFAFFGGAIGFFGYETAFYAEKIGEYLHDNLDMPDVHVFFYDTFIVFDHLKQEVTLAAIDLFNEGRTLDRMEAAIAEIEQQLHAGTTFGAMELGTIDFQPMIPKEEFIAIVERAKQHIVKGDIFQIVLSQRFSSSFTGNPFALYRQLRTSNPSPYMFYMDFEAYTILGTSPESLVKVKDRKVTTNPIAGTKPRGTTQQQDEAIAESLLTDEKEIAEHRMLVDLGRNDIGRISKIGTVKLVKYMNIERYKHVMHIVSEVIGELRDEVHVLDVLSACLPAGTVSGAPKIRAMQLINELEPVKRGVYAGAVGYISATGDMDLALAIRTMVIKDGFAHVQAGAGVVYDSVPLSEYEETLNKARALLEVKK, via the coding sequence ATGACAGTTGAGCTTAGTAGATTTGCCATCAAAGTATTACAGGGAGATATGATGACGCCTATATCGGTGTATCAATCTCTGACAGGAAAGCATAAGATGCTATTTGAATCTTCAGCCAAGCATGAGGAAAGTGGGCGTTATTCCTTTATCGCCGTTAACCCAATAGCAGAACTGATTGGGGATAAAAACGGTTCTCAATATACAAAAGGGATGAAAATTGATACGTCTAACGATAATGTCTTAAAAAAACTGAAAGAAGTAATGCCATTCCATGAAGCGGACTATCCTTTTGCTTTTTTTGGTGGCGCAATCGGCTTTTTTGGCTATGAAACCGCCTTTTATGCTGAAAAAATTGGTGAATATTTACACGATAATTTAGATATGCCCGATGTCCATGTTTTTTTCTATGATACGTTTATCGTGTTTGATCATTTGAAGCAAGAGGTGACACTAGCAGCAATCGATTTATTTAATGAAGGGCGCACACTTGATAGGATGGAAGCTGCTATTGCTGAAATTGAGCAACAGCTACATGCAGGAACGACATTTGGTGCAATGGAGCTAGGTACAATTGATTTCCAACCAATGATACCAAAGGAAGAGTTTATTGCGATTGTTGAGCGCGCAAAACAGCATATTGTGAAGGGAGATATTTTTCAAATCGTGTTATCCCAACGTTTTTCTTCTTCGTTTACGGGCAATCCATTTGCCTTATATCGGCAGTTAAGAACGTCGAACCCATCACCTTATATGTTTTATATGGATTTTGAGGCATACACAATTTTAGGAACTTCTCCAGAGAGTCTTGTAAAGGTCAAGGATCGCAAAGTTACAACAAATCCAATTGCTGGAACGAAACCACGTGGTACAACGCAACAGCAAGATGAAGCAATTGCAGAAAGCTTATTGACGGATGAAAAAGAAATCGCTGAGCACCGAATGTTAGTTGATTTAGGGCGTAATGATATCGGAAGAATTTCCAAGATTGGCACAGTAAAGCTTGTGAAATATATGAACATTGAACGCTATAAACATGTCATGCATATTGTATCGGAAGTTATTGGAGAACTTCGTGATGAAGTCCATGTGTTAGACGTCCTTAGCGCATGTTTGCCAGCTGGTACAGTGTCGGGAGCCCCAAAGATTCGAGCAATGCAGTTAATTAATGAGCTAGAGCCAGTGAAGCGCGGCGTTTATGCTGGTGCGGTAGGGTATATTTCAGCTACAGGTGATATGGATTTAGCGTTGGCTATTCGTACAATGGTGATAAAAGATGGATTTGCACATGTGCAAGCAGGTGCAGGCGTTGTGTACGATTCAGTTCCTTTGTCTGAATATGAAGAAACATTAAATAAAGCTCGTGCGCTACTGGAGGTTAAAAAATGA
- a CDS encoding aminodeoxychorismate/anthranilate synthase component II codes for MILLIDNYDSFTYNLFQQVSMLGKEVQVVRNDEVTIEEIIDMQPEAIILSPGPGTPNEAGITVQVVQELYTKYPILGICLGHQSIGQAFGGTIKQAKNIMHGKLSALQYEQTGVFAQFEGEIEVMRYHSLIIEPSTLHEDFIITATSRDDGEIMAIQHKHYPLVGLQFHPESIATKTGSDIVQAFLALV; via the coding sequence ATGATTTTACTCATCGATAATTATGATTCATTCACATATAATTTATTTCAGCAAGTCAGTATGCTTGGTAAGGAAGTTCAAGTAGTAAGGAATGATGAAGTAACAATTGAAGAAATAATCGACATGCAACCAGAAGCAATTATTTTATCTCCAGGTCCAGGCACACCAAATGAGGCAGGAATCACAGTTCAAGTTGTACAAGAACTATATACAAAATATCCGATTTTAGGAATTTGTTTAGGTCATCAGTCGATAGGGCAGGCATTCGGGGGAACAATTAAGCAAGCTAAAAATATTATGCATGGCAAGCTGTCTGCTTTACAGTATGAGCAAACAGGCGTTTTTGCACAATTCGAAGGTGAAATCGAAGTAATGCGCTATCACTCGTTAATCATAGAGCCCTCCACGTTGCATGAAGATTTTATTATAACGGCCACTTCGCGTGATGATGGAGAAATTATGGCTATCCAACATAAGCACTATCCACTTGTCGGATTACAATTCCATCCAGAATCAATAGCCACTAAAACAGGTAGTGACATCGTGCAAGCCTTTTTAGCACTCGTTTAG